The following are from one region of the Hydrogenimonas sp. SS33 genome:
- a CDS encoding type IV pilus twitching motility protein PilT: MSTNVPIDIRKLLKNVVAYKASDLHLVSRSEPQIRIDGRLVPLNLPKLDGKEIEEMCYSILTEKQKKAFEEHKELDFAIQIPDVGRFRANYYRTMDDVAAAFRVIPTHIPSIDDLEAPQIYKQLIQREKGLILVTGPTGSGKSTTLAAMLNEINMTERKHIITIEDPIEFVHDNNQSLFSHRNIGSDTDSFSAALKYALREDPDVILIGEMRDKETIAAALTAAETGHLVFGTLHTNSAPQTVNRIIDVFGGDEQPQVRAQLSTSLVAVISQALVPKIGGGRIAVPEILVTNPAIANLIREDKVHQIYSQMQLGQGESGMQTQTQVLVKLVKGHIIEKSEALRYSTRPDELLKALQYV, from the coding sequence ATGAGCACCAATGTACCCATCGACATTCGAAAACTTCTCAAGAACGTCGTCGCCTACAAGGCAAGCGACCTTCACCTCGTCAGCCGAAGCGAACCGCAAATACGCATCGACGGCCGACTCGTTCCCCTCAATCTTCCCAAACTCGACGGCAAAGAGATCGAGGAGATGTGCTACTCGATTCTGACCGAAAAGCAGAAGAAAGCCTTCGAAGAGCACAAGGAGCTCGACTTCGCCATCCAGATTCCCGATGTGGGCCGTTTCCGTGCCAACTACTACCGGACCATGGACGACGTGGCGGCGGCTTTCCGTGTCATTCCCACCCATATCCCCAGCATCGACGACCTGGAAGCGCCCCAGATCTACAAACAGCTGATCCAGCGGGAGAAGGGCCTCATCCTGGTCACCGGTCCCACGGGAAGCGGTAAATCGACGACCCTGGCGGCGATGCTCAACGAAATCAACATGACCGAGCGCAAACACATCATCACCATCGAAGACCCCATCGAATTCGTCCACGACAACAACCAGTCCCTCTTCTCCCACAGGAACATCGGCTCCGACACCGACTCCTTCTCCGCGGCGCTGAAATATGCCCTGCGGGAGGACCCGGATGTCATCCTGATCGGTGAGATGCGGGACAAAGAGACAATCGCGGCGGCGCTGACGGCGGCGGAAACGGGCCACCTGGTCTTCGGTACGCTCCACACCAACTCCGCACCCCAGACGGTCAACCGTATCATCGACGTCTTCGGCGGCGACGAACAGCCCCAGGTCAGGGCGCAGCTCTCCACCTCCCTGGTGGCCGTCATCTCCCAGGCGCTGGTTCCCAAAATCGGCGGCGGACGGATCGCGGTCCCCGAGATTCTCGTTACCAACCCGGCCATCGCCAACCTGATCCGGGAAGACAAAGTCCACCAGATCTACAGCCAGATGCAGCTGGGACAGGGCGAGAGCGGCATGCAGACCCAGACCCAGGTGCTGGTGAAGCTGGTCAAAGGGCACATCATCGAAAAGAGCGAGGCCCTGCGCTACTCCACACGCCCCGACGAACTGCTCAAAGCGCTCCAGTACGTCTGA
- a CDS encoding class II 3-deoxy-7-phosphoheptulonate synthase, which translates to MSTWTPSSWRDFPIKQQPNYKDTEAVKRIEAQLAAFPPLIFAEEARSLQEKLAEVTRGDAFLLQGGDCAESFNAFNADTIKNLFKVIMQMSVVMTYGSGKPVVKVGRIAGQFAKPRSSDTEAKGDVELPSYRGDIVNDADFDAAAREPKPEKLVQAYYQSAATLNLLRAFARGGMADLTKVHTWNLDFVKDKALGRRYEELAEKITQAMEFIKACGITPENTPQLHETVLYTSHEALLLGYEEALTRIDSLTGDWYDCSAHMLWIGDRTRDLDGAHVEFFRGIKNPVGVKVGPSMKEDELIALIDRINPDNIPGRLTLIVRMGADKVGELFPPLLRRVKAEGKEVIWSCDPMHGNTFKTDNGFKTREFNNILAEVKRFFQIHQAEGTVAGGLHLEMTGEDVTECTGSQSCNITVDALGNRYHTQCDPRLNANQALEMAFTVSEFFKDPNKQ; encoded by the coding sequence ATGAGCACATGGACGCCATCGAGCTGGAGAGATTTTCCGATCAAACAGCAGCCCAACTACAAAGATACCGAAGCGGTCAAGCGCATCGAAGCCCAACTGGCGGCGTTTCCGCCGCTGATCTTTGCGGAAGAGGCGAGGAGCCTGCAGGAGAAGCTGGCGGAAGTGACCCGGGGCGACGCCTTTCTGCTGCAGGGGGGCGACTGCGCCGAAAGCTTCAACGCCTTCAACGCCGACACCATCAAAAACCTCTTCAAAGTGATCATGCAGATGTCGGTCGTCATGACCTACGGGAGCGGAAAGCCGGTCGTGAAAGTGGGCCGCATCGCCGGACAGTTCGCCAAGCCCCGCAGCTCCGACACGGAGGCAAAAGGGGATGTGGAGCTTCCCAGCTACCGGGGCGACATCGTCAACGACGCCGATTTCGACGCGGCGGCACGGGAACCGAAGCCGGAGAAACTGGTGCAGGCCTACTACCAGTCCGCCGCCACCCTGAACCTGCTGCGCGCCTTCGCCCGCGGCGGCATGGCGGACCTGACCAAGGTGCACACCTGGAACCTCGATTTCGTCAAGGACAAGGCGCTGGGGCGCCGCTACGAGGAGCTGGCGGAGAAGATTACCCAGGCGATGGAGTTCATAAAGGCCTGCGGCATCACTCCCGAAAATACGCCGCAACTGCACGAAACGGTGCTCTACACCTCCCACGAAGCGCTGCTTCTCGGCTATGAAGAGGCGCTGACCCGCATCGACTCCCTGACCGGCGACTGGTACGACTGCTCGGCCCACATGCTCTGGATCGGCGACCGCACCCGCGACCTAGACGGCGCCCATGTGGAGTTCTTCCGCGGCATCAAGAACCCGGTCGGTGTCAAAGTGGGGCCCAGCATGAAAGAGGACGAATTGATCGCCCTGATCGACAGGATCAACCCCGACAACATCCCGGGCCGCCTGACCCTTATCGTCCGGATGGGTGCCGATAAGGTGGGAGAACTCTTCCCGCCGCTGCTGCGCCGCGTCAAGGCCGAAGGAAAAGAGGTCATCTGGAGCTGCGACCCGATGCACGGCAACACCTTCAAAACCGACAACGGTTTCAAAACCCGGGAATTCAACAACATCCTCGCCGAAGTGAAACGCTTCTTCCAGATTCACCAAGCCGAGGGGACCGTCGCCGGCGGCCTGCACCTGGAGATGACGGGTGAAGATGTCACCGAATGTACCGGCAGCCAGAGCTGCAACATCACCGTCGACGCCCTGGGTAACCGCTACCACACCCAGTGCGACCCGCGCCTCAACGCCAACCAGGCGCTGGAAATGGCTTTCACGGTATCCGAATTCTTCAAAGATCCGAACAAACAGTAG
- a CDS encoding GGDEF domain-containing protein: MSINDKLADTIKKSCDEIHRSIEKEGMDSSAAIKEILDTFLEELKRSGYAMDVEEFIATQLEKKSKKCLDLAKESIDTFKQSNHNLKDITEAHTIEIEQIVDESKEIDVGTFRDRFNSFQKDLLEELNRANDIIKSLEKEVEELQKQSNIDPLTKLFNRKALEVDGRELLKHSEDRNLNIVALMIDIDDFKKINDTFGHVAGDKVLILLAKLFKSSIREYDRAYRYGGEEFLILFNRATVDEAKKVAERIMNAVRNNKLIYKSKVIRITLSMGMAEHQKGDTLESLIERADAGVYQAKGSGKDRLVIR, encoded by the coding sequence ATGTCCATAAACGACAAACTGGCCGATACCATCAAAAAGAGTTGTGACGAAATTCACCGTTCCATAGAAAAAGAGGGAATGGACAGTTCCGCCGCCATCAAGGAGATTCTCGATACTTTCCTCGAAGAGCTGAAACGTTCCGGCTATGCGATGGATGTGGAAGAGTTCATCGCCACCCAGCTCGAGAAGAAATCGAAAAAGTGTCTCGATCTCGCAAAAGAGAGCATCGACACATTCAAACAGAGCAACCACAATCTCAAAGACATTACCGAAGCCCATACCATCGAAATCGAACAGATTGTCGACGAGTCAAAAGAGATTGATGTCGGTACTTTCAGGGACCGCTTCAACTCTTTTCAGAAGGACTTGCTAGAAGAGCTCAATCGTGCCAACGACATTATCAAATCTCTTGAGAAAGAGGTGGAAGAGCTTCAGAAGCAGTCCAACATCGACCCCCTGACGAAACTTTTCAACCGCAAAGCGCTTGAAGTCGACGGCAGGGAGCTTCTCAAACATTCGGAGGACCGCAATCTCAATATCGTCGCCCTGATGATCGATATCGATGACTTCAAGAAGATCAACGACACCTTCGGCCATGTGGCGGGGGACAAGGTACTCATCCTGCTGGCCAAACTCTTCAAATCTTCGATCAGGGAGTACGACCGGGCCTACCGCTACGGCGGGGAGGAGTTCCTGATTCTCTTCAACCGGGCGACGGTCGACGAAGCGAAAAAAGTCGCGGAGCGCATCATGAACGCCGTGCGCAACAACAAACTGATCTACAAAAGCAAGGTGATTCGCATTACTCTCAGTATGGGAATGGCCGAACATCAGAAAGGCGACACCCTCGAAAGCCTGATCGAACGGGCCGATGCGGGAGTCTATCAGGCCAAAGGGTCCGGAAAAGACAGGCTGGTGATTCGATAG
- a CDS encoding CvpA family protein, with protein MNWFDIVTLSLVIIIGIKGIFNGLVKELSGLIGIILGVWLASLFAKDVGGWLGKHFIHIDSVSALNMIGFLVLLTLIWLGFIIIGHLLAKLLSISGLGIVDRILGFLFASAKVFIIIAVIVFALSNIDIVRKNTEAYTRNSLLYPLYVKAGAAVIHINPEGVLKKTDVLRKQAESFIKKSAKKLGETEKTDEKEAP; from the coding sequence ATGAACTGGTTCGATATCGTTACCCTCTCCCTGGTCATCATCATCGGTATCAAAGGGATTTTTAACGGACTGGTCAAAGAGCTTTCGGGGCTGATCGGCATCATTCTGGGGGTCTGGCTTGCCTCTCTCTTCGCCAAGGATGTGGGCGGCTGGTTGGGGAAACATTTCATCCATATCGACTCCGTTTCGGCACTCAACATGATCGGTTTCCTGGTGCTTCTGACCCTCATATGGCTGGGGTTCATCATCATCGGACACCTTCTGGCGAAACTCCTCTCGATCTCGGGACTGGGCATCGTAGACCGGATACTCGGTTTCCTCTTCGCCTCCGCCAAAGTCTTCATCATCATCGCGGTCATCGTCTTCGCCCTCTCCAATATCGACATCGTCCGGAAGAACACGGAAGCCTATACCCGCAACAGCCTGCTCTACCCTCTCTACGTCAAAGCGGGTGCCGCAGTCATCCACATCAACCCGGAAGGGGTCTTGAAAAAGACCGACGTCCTGCGCAAACAGGCGGAGAGTTTCATCAAAAAGAGTGCGAAAAAACTTGGAGAAACCGAAAAGACCGATGAAAAAGAGGCACCATGA
- a CDS encoding Fur family transcriptional regulator, with translation MNNLPDTAPKISYETLLSQFKELLRSNNLKFTRQREAILSTLYNHAGHFTPEELYHLIKEENEGINTGIATVYRTLSLLENAGIVTSISFGTQGKKYELGVKAHHDHIICTKCGKILEFFDEAIEKKQERIAREYGFLMQDHSLKIFGICPECQKKKTTS, from the coding sequence ATGAACAACCTGCCCGACACCGCTCCGAAAATCTCCTATGAAACGCTTTTGAGCCAGTTCAAGGAGCTGCTGCGCTCCAACAACCTCAAATTCACCCGCCAGAGGGAAGCGATACTCTCCACCCTCTACAACCATGCCGGCCACTTTACGCCCGAAGAGCTCTATCATCTCATCAAAGAGGAGAACGAAGGCATCAATACCGGCATCGCAACCGTCTACCGCACCCTCTCCCTGTTGGAAAATGCGGGCATCGTCACCTCCATCTCCTTCGGGACCCAGGGGAAAAAATATGAGCTGGGGGTCAAAGCCCACCATGACCATATCATCTGCACAAAATGTGGTAAAATTCTGGAATTTTTCGACGAGGCGATTGAGAAGAAACAGGAGAGAATTGCCAGAGAATACGGCTTCCTGATGCAGGATCATTCCCTGAAAATCTTCGGAATCTGCCCCGAATGCCAAAAGAAAAAAACCACATCCTAA
- the lysS gene encoding lysine--tRNA ligase translates to MFDNQYIQQRIEKANQLRDMGVNPYQNRVVKECTNREFLEKYAYLKESEEKEAIGESCTVTGRIKFLRLMGKAAFAKIEDESGILQIYFSRDDLGDEWFKTVKKMVEVGDIVAATGYPFITRTGELTLHVKRLELVTKAITPLPEKFHGLQDIELRYRQRYLDLIMNPEVKQTFLMRSKIVSLIRRFFEEHGFLEVETPMMHPIPGGANARPFITHHNALGVDRYLRIAPELYLKRLIVGGFEAVFEINRNFRNEGMDATHNPEFTMIEFYWAYHRYEDLMELTEKLFEYLFKELGLPTKLPYGDMEIDFSTPFRRIAYKEALVTVGGVPEAILEDVAAMRDYLEKHEVEVEGELSKGQLWGELFDAFVEEKLIDPTFVTQFPIDISPLARRNDENPDIADRFELFIAGKEIANGFSELNDPLDQYERFKAQAAQKESDDEAMHMDEDYVKALGYGMPPTAGEGIGIDRLVMLLTNQHTIRDVILFPAMRPLKSQSDETQNEKTEEKEDNA, encoded by the coding sequence ATTTTCGACAACCAGTATATCCAGCAACGCATCGAGAAAGCGAACCAGCTTCGTGACATGGGGGTCAACCCCTACCAGAACCGTGTCGTCAAGGAGTGTACCAACCGGGAATTTCTCGAAAAGTACGCCTACCTGAAAGAGAGTGAAGAGAAGGAGGCCATCGGCGAGAGCTGCACCGTCACCGGCCGCATCAAATTCCTGCGCCTCATGGGCAAGGCGGCCTTCGCCAAGATCGAGGACGAAAGCGGCATTCTGCAGATCTACTTCAGCCGGGACGACCTGGGGGACGAATGGTTCAAGACCGTCAAGAAGATGGTGGAAGTGGGCGACATCGTCGCCGCGACGGGCTACCCCTTCATCACCCGTACCGGGGAGCTGACGCTGCACGTCAAGCGCCTGGAACTGGTCACCAAGGCGATCACCCCGCTGCCGGAAAAGTTCCACGGGCTGCAGGACATCGAGCTGCGCTACCGCCAGCGCTACCTCGACCTCATCATGAACCCGGAGGTCAAACAGACCTTCCTGATGCGCTCGAAGATCGTCAGCCTCATCCGCCGCTTCTTCGAGGAGCACGGCTTTTTGGAGGTGGAGACGCCGATGATGCACCCGATCCCCGGCGGCGCCAATGCCCGCCCCTTCATCACCCACCACAACGCTCTGGGGGTCGACCGCTACCTTCGCATCGCGCCGGAGCTCTACCTCAAACGGCTCATCGTCGGCGGGTTCGAAGCGGTCTTCGAAATCAACCGGAACTTCCGCAACGAGGGGATGGACGCCACCCACAACCCCGAATTCACGATGATCGAATTCTACTGGGCCTACCACCGGTACGAAGACCTGATGGAGCTGACCGAAAAACTTTTCGAATACCTTTTCAAAGAGCTGGGGCTGCCGACGAAGCTCCCCTACGGAGACATGGAAATCGATTTCTCCACCCCATTCAGGCGCATCGCCTACAAAGAGGCGCTGGTGACCGTCGGCGGCGTTCCCGAAGCCATTCTGGAAGATGTCGCCGCCATGCGCGACTACCTCGAAAAGCACGAGGTGGAAGTGGAAGGGGAGCTCTCCAAGGGGCAGCTCTGGGGTGAACTCTTCGACGCCTTCGTCGAAGAGAAGCTCATCGACCCCACCTTCGTCACCCAGTTTCCCATCGACATCAGCCCCCTGGCGCGGCGCAACGACGAAAACCCCGACATCGCCGACCGCTTCGAACTCTTCATCGCGGGCAAGGAGATCGCCAACGGTTTCAGCGAACTCAACGATCCCCTGGACCAGTACGAACGCTTCAAAGCCCAGGCGGCCCAGAAAGAGAGCGACGACGAAGCGATGCATATGGATGAAGACTACGTCAAAGCCCTCGGGTACGGCATGCCGCCGACGGCCGGGGAAGGAATCGGCATCGACCGCCTCGTCATGCTGCTGACCAACCAGCACACGATCAGGGATGTCATTCTCTTCCCGGCGATGCGGCCGCTCAAATCCCAGAGTGACGAAACCCAGAACGAAAAAACCGAAGAGAAAGAGGACAACGCATGA
- a CDS encoding serine hydroxymethyltransferase, protein MTILQQQDPIVYDIIEKELRRQTDHLEMIASENFTFPEVMEAQGSVFTNKYAEGYPYKRYYGGCEYADAIEQLAIDRAKTLFGCEYANVQPHSGSQANGGVYAALLKAGDKILGMDLSHGGHLTHGAKVSFSGKNYHSFTYGVEMDGRIDYDRVADIAKIVRPKLIICGASAYAREIDFAKFREIADSVGALLMADIAHIAGLVVAGEHPHPFPHCDVVTSTTHKTLRGPRGGLILTNDEELAKKINSAIFPGIQGGPLVHVIAAKAVGFGKNLTEEWKAYARQVKANAKILADVLMARGYDVVSGGTDNHLVLVSFLDKDFSGKDADAALGRAGITVNKNTVPGETRSPFVTSGIRIGSPALTARGMKEAEFETIANAICDVLDDIHNEEKQKKIKEEMTALARRFVIYDRPTY, encoded by the coding sequence ATGACCATTCTTCAACAACAGGATCCCATCGTCTACGACATCATCGAGAAGGAGCTCCGGCGGCAGACCGACCACCTGGAGATGATCGCCAGCGAAAACTTCACCTTCCCCGAAGTGATGGAAGCCCAGGGGAGCGTCTTTACCAACAAATATGCGGAAGGCTATCCCTACAAGCGTTACTACGGCGGGTGCGAATATGCCGACGCCATCGAGCAGCTCGCCATCGACCGCGCCAAAACGCTTTTTGGCTGCGAATATGCCAACGTCCAGCCCCACAGCGGCAGCCAGGCCAACGGAGGCGTCTACGCGGCGCTGCTGAAAGCAGGTGACAAGATTCTGGGAATGGACCTCAGCCACGGCGGTCACCTGACGCACGGGGCGAAGGTGAGCTTTTCTGGAAAGAACTACCACAGTTTCACCTACGGCGTCGAAATGGACGGCCGCATCGACTACGACCGGGTCGCCGACATCGCCAAAATCGTCAGGCCCAAGCTGATCATCTGCGGCGCCAGCGCCTACGCCAGGGAGATCGACTTCGCCAAATTCCGGGAAATCGCCGACAGCGTCGGAGCGCTGCTGATGGCGGACATCGCCCACATCGCGGGGCTGGTCGTCGCCGGTGAGCACCCCCACCCCTTCCCCCACTGCGACGTGGTCACCTCCACGACTCACAAAACACTGCGGGGGCCCCGGGGCGGGCTCATCCTCACCAACGACGAGGAGCTGGCCAAGAAGATCAACAGCGCCATCTTCCCCGGTATCCAGGGTGGGCCACTGGTTCATGTTATCGCCGCCAAGGCGGTGGGATTCGGCAAAAACCTGACCGAAGAGTGGAAAGCCTACGCAAGGCAGGTCAAAGCCAACGCCAAAATCCTGGCCGACGTACTGATGGCCCGCGGCTACGACGTCGTCAGCGGCGGCACCGACAACCACCTGGTGCTGGTCAGCTTCCTCGACAAGGATTTCAGCGGCAAGGATGCGGATGCAGCCCTGGGCCGCGCCGGCATCACCGTCAACAAGAACACGGTCCCGGGCGAAACCCGCAGCCCCTTCGTCACCAGCGGCATCCGCATCGGCTCGCCCGCCCTGACGGCGCGCGGTATGAAAGAGGCGGAGTTCGAAACCATCGCCAACGCCATCTGTGACGTGCTCGACGACATCCACAACGAAGAGAAGCAGAAGAAGATCAAAGAGGAGATGACGGCGCTGGCCCGCCGATTTGTCATCTACGACCGACCCACCTATTAG
- a CDS encoding DUF1882 domain-containing protein codes for MYNVDTSLIKIVSDHYYIQRPSIVSKINYNGRTFYNKFERIDEPLTRMVMNKHADGELVVAHDLINRMDKVENIVFDYNGRNPDRFWHRAQLLLREEGYINFTAYETKTPGHLHLYVHKGHTTLQEAYQLGRLLSTKLATKLPREWRMFPTTDLPREYNILILPYKLYAKERGASWSKHM; via the coding sequence ATGTACAACGTCGATACCTCGCTCATCAAAATCGTTTCGGACCACTACTACATCCAGCGTCCCAGCATCGTCAGCAAGATCAACTACAACGGGCGCACTTTCTACAACAAATTCGAGCGGATCGACGAACCCCTGACACGGATGGTCATGAACAAACATGCCGACGGGGAGCTGGTCGTCGCCCACGACCTCATCAACCGCATGGACAAGGTCGAAAACATCGTCTTCGACTACAACGGCCGCAACCCCGACCGTTTCTGGCACCGTGCCCAGCTGCTGCTTCGGGAGGAGGGGTACATCAATTTCACCGCCTACGAAACCAAAACCCCCGGACACCTGCACCTCTATGTCCACAAAGGGCACACGACGCTGCAGGAGGCCTACCAGCTCGGACGGCTCCTTTCGACCAAACTGGCCACCAAACTCCCCAGAGAGTGGCGCATGTTCCCCACGACAGACCTGCCAAGAGAGTATAATATACTGATTCTCCCCTACAAACTCTATGCGAAAGAGCGGGGTGCATCCTGGTCGAAACATATGTAA
- a CDS encoding SPOR domain-containing protein, whose amino-acid sequence MEEKNNDLDNLIIPKDKPSGLKKLLLAAAGLLLVLILIILVTKSLVEPEQKPQSSIILPPAPATVAKKETKEPLFEEVPIEEEKPAARSVEKTIEKAKAEQTAPKTEKPAPKPVPGKPVAAPVSESKPQPKPAAVSKPVPKPAPKPAPSKAATGRYYIQVGAFFRYPPSKKFLANIEKEGLHYVILNGMKNGTPYKKVLVGPYPTRTAAAKELPRIKRRINQNAYVTRK is encoded by the coding sequence ATGGAAGAGAAAAACAACGATCTTGACAATCTGATCATTCCCAAGGACAAGCCCTCCGGACTGAAAAAACTCCTTCTGGCCGCCGCCGGCCTGCTGCTGGTGCTCATTCTCATCATACTGGTAACAAAAAGCCTCGTGGAGCCGGAACAGAAACCCCAATCTTCCATCATTCTCCCGCCCGCTCCGGCAACAGTGGCGAAGAAAGAAACGAAAGAACCTCTCTTCGAAGAGGTGCCCATTGAGGAGGAGAAACCGGCAGCACGGAGTGTGGAGAAGACCATCGAAAAGGCGAAGGCGGAACAGACAGCCCCCAAAACCGAAAAACCCGCACCCAAACCGGTTCCCGGGAAGCCCGTCGCGGCTCCCGTGAGCGAGTCCAAACCCCAGCCCAAACCGGCAGCTGTTTCCAAACCCGTGCCCAAGCCGGCACCCAAGCCCGCCCCTTCCAAAGCGGCAACGGGGCGCTACTACATTCAGGTGGGGGCATTCTTCCGCTATCCGCCCAGCAAAAAGTTCCTGGCCAACATCGAAAAGGAGGGGTTGCACTACGTCATTCTCAACGGCATGAAAAACGGCACGCCCTACAAGAAAGTGCTCGTCGGCCCCTATCCCACGCGCACCGCGGCCGCGAAAGAGCTCCCCCGTATCAAACGGCGTATCAACCAGAACGCCTACGTCACCAGGAAGTGA
- a CDS encoding anthranilate synthase component I family protein, giving the protein MIHLKKILFDQFAPPALYAKVRDHFKEEITMLFESVGGNEEGNFSFIFVGAKERLVYKENQTTYIDEVGTRHEVDENPFAFLKSYYAKVDRDYYKKMRLKTGLGFLDGFIGYIGYDMVKVFEPVLRPYMDALEDRDHIPDLDMIRPKLVLAFSHKTSELSLITSDESVFETFDALIDLIESPYEYMTMKPIEESEGGEFAFDEAKFHKMVEDSKEMIRSGDVFQILMSNRYTEKAKVDPFSFYRILRSKNPSPYLFLLEYEDFAIAGSSPEVMVRLTDGNILLRPIAGTRRRGRTLDDDKRMEEEMVNDPKERAEHIMLVDLGRNDVGRVAKAGTVKVTALMRVERYSHVMHMVSDVEAKIDDGKDMFDLFAATFTAGTMTGAPKIRAMELIAEFEGIKRGFYSGSVGYFGFDGNMDSSITIRTALVKPDYIVLQAGAGVVADSQPRLEYLEVKNKLAALRSTLDDLRIS; this is encoded by the coding sequence ATGATCCATCTGAAAAAGATCCTCTTCGACCAGTTCGCCCCGCCGGCGCTCTACGCGAAGGTGCGTGACCACTTCAAAGAGGAGATCACGATGCTCTTCGAAAGCGTCGGCGGCAACGAGGAGGGAAACTTCAGTTTCATCTTCGTCGGTGCCAAAGAGCGGCTTGTCTACAAAGAGAACCAAACCACCTATATCGACGAAGTCGGCACACGCCACGAGGTGGATGAAAACCCCTTCGCATTCCTCAAGAGCTACTACGCCAAGGTCGACCGGGACTATTACAAAAAGATGCGTCTGAAGACGGGACTGGGCTTCCTGGACGGGTTCATCGGCTATATCGGTTACGACATGGTCAAAGTTTTCGAGCCGGTGCTTCGGCCCTACATGGATGCCCTGGAGGACCGGGACCATATTCCCGACCTGGACATGATACGCCCGAAACTGGTCCTCGCTTTCAGCCACAAAACCAGCGAACTGAGCCTCATCACTTCCGACGAGTCGGTCTTCGAAACCTTCGACGCCCTGATCGACCTCATCGAATCGCCCTACGAATATATGACGATGAAGCCCATCGAAGAAAGCGAAGGGGGAGAGTTCGCTTTCGACGAGGCGAAATTCCACAAGATGGTGGAAGACTCCAAAGAGATGATACGAAGCGGCGACGTCTTCCAGATTCTCATGTCCAACCGCTATACCGAAAAGGCGAAGGTGGACCCCTTCAGTTTCTACCGGATCCTCCGCTCCAAAAACCCTTCCCCCTACCTCTTTCTTCTCGAATACGAAGATTTCGCCATCGCCGGCAGCTCCCCGGAGGTGATGGTACGTCTGACCGACGGCAACATCCTATTGCGGCCCATCGCGGGAACCCGCCGCCGGGGCCGGACCCTGGATGACGACAAGCGGATGGAAGAGGAGATGGTGAACGACCCCAAAGAGCGGGCGGAGCACATCATGCTGGTGGACCTGGGACGCAACGACGTGGGGCGCGTCGCAAAAGCGGGCACCGTCAAAGTGACCGCCCTGATGCGGGTCGAGCGCTACAGCCACGTCATGCACATGGTCAGCGACGTGGAAGCAAAAATCGACGACGGAAAAGATATGTTCGACCTCTTCGCCGCCACCTTCACCGCCGGCACCATGACCGGCGCTCCGAAAATCCGTGCCATGGAGCTCATCGCCGAATTCGAAGGGATCAAACGGGGCTTCTACAGCGGCAGTGTCGGCTATTTCGGCTTCGACGGCAATATGGACAGCTCCATCACCATCCGCACCGCCCTCGTCAAACCTGACTACATCGTCCTGCAGGCCGGTGCCGGCGTCGTCGCCGACAGCCAACCCAGACTGGAATACCTGGAAGTGAAGAACAAACTGGCGGCGCTGCGCAGTACACTCGACGACCTGAGAATTTCGTAG
- a CDS encoding shikimate dehydrogenase: protein MRQLFAIFGNPVHHSKSPLMHNLAFKTLGYPGCYNRWLIEEGERLRETFFALRLKGANITVPHKEWALKAADVAEPFAAEVRAVNTLVLREGKLFGYNTDAPGFYRALQKLGRVETALVMGAGGTARALSLYLRKQGIDVEVVNRSAGRLEWFQKEGFISHTWEGFRAGKHDVVINTTSAGLTDDALPMPKNLLDAALAKARFAVDVIYGKETPFLKEAKRLRLPHFDGTEMLLQQGIIAFDHFTDYRYSLDEIEEAMRSFLKLC, encoded by the coding sequence ATGCGCCAACTCTTCGCCATCTTCGGCAATCCGGTCCACCACTCCAAGTCGCCTCTCATGCACAATCTCGCTTTTAAAACGCTTGGCTATCCCGGCTGCTACAACCGGTGGCTGATAGAAGAGGGAGAGAGGCTGCGCGAAACCTTTTTTGCTCTAAGGCTGAAAGGAGCCAATATCACCGTCCCCCACAAAGAGTGGGCACTCAAAGCGGCCGATGTGGCGGAGCCCTTCGCCGCGGAAGTGCGCGCCGTCAATACCCTCGTTCTGCGCGAAGGAAAACTCTTCGGCTACAACACCGACGCGCCGGGCTTCTACCGCGCCCTGCAGAAACTGGGCCGTGTAGAAACCGCCCTCGTCATGGGCGCCGGCGGCACGGCGCGCGCCCTTTCGCTCTACCTTCGCAAACAGGGTATCGACGTGGAAGTGGTGAACCGTTCCGCCGGACGGCTCGAATGGTTCCAAAAAGAGGGGTTCATCAGCCATACGTGGGAGGGTTTCAGGGCAGGAAAACACGATGTGGTCATCAACACCACCTCCGCCGGTTTGACCGACGACGCCCTGCCGATGCCCAAAAATCTTCTGGATGCGGCACTCGCAAAGGCCCGCTTCGCAGTAGATGTCATCTACGGGAAAGAGACTCCTTTCCTCAAAGAGGCGAAACGGCTCCGACTTCCCCACTTCGACGGCACCGAAATGCTTCTGCAGCAGGGCATCATCGCCTTCGACCATTTCACCGACTACCGTTACAGCCTAGACGAGATCGAAGAGGCGATGCGATCCTTTTTAAAATTGTGCTGA